In Planctomycetia bacterium, the following are encoded in one genomic region:
- a CDS encoding ester cyclase: TGRAGVAEMAAGFFADVPDLSLVCDGVRCAGDHVLYLWTFTGTHAETKRPLKVVGWEEWDVDGNLKVTGSRGWYDADDYARQVASN; encoded by the coding sequence ACCGGTCGAGCCGGAGTAGCGGAAATGGCCGCTGGCTTCTTTGCCGACGTGCCGGACCTGTCCCTCGTTTGCGACGGGGTACGATGTGCTGGTGATCACGTTCTCTATCTTTGGACGTTCACGGGTACGCACGCAGAAACGAAGAGGCCTTTGAAGGTCGTGGGCTGGGAAGAATGGGACGTCGACGGCAATCTTAAGGTGACAGGGTCACGCGGCTGGTACGACGCCGACGACTACGCCCGGCAGGTGGCTAGCAACTGA
- a CDS encoding LemA family protein: protein MTILAIVIAIAVVIVVSTIVVFNALIAKRQMAHNGWSDIDVQLKRRADLIPQLVSTVQGYAAHERQLFADIAEKRSAALAAGDDPTKRGVAESELSRPIGRLVALAEGYPDLKASGNFLDLQKQLADTEDKVEMARRFYNGAVRELNTLVETFPANVVAGLFGVGKRSYFEIANDADRAVPGVTTGIGQ, encoded by the coding sequence ATGACCATTCTTGCGATCGTGATCGCGATCGCGGTCGTGATCGTCGTCAGCACCATCGTCGTCTTCAACGCGCTGATCGCGAAGCGGCAGATGGCGCACAATGGTTGGTCCGACATCGACGTGCAGTTGAAGCGCCGCGCCGACCTCATCCCGCAGCTCGTTTCCACCGTGCAGGGTTATGCCGCCCACGAACGCCAACTCTTCGCCGACATTGCCGAGAAGCGAAGCGCAGCGCTCGCCGCTGGCGACGACCCCACCAAACGCGGCGTTGCCGAAAGCGAACTCTCACGGCCGATCGGGCGGCTTGTGGCGTTGGCCGAAGGCTATCCTGACCTCAAGGCCAGCGGGAATTTCCTCGACCTGCAAAAGCAACTCGCCGACACTGAGGACAAAGTTGAAATGGCGCGACGCTTCTATAATGGCGCTGTGCGCGAGCTGAACACTTTGGTCGAGACGTTCCCAGCCAATGTCGTCGCCGGCCTCTTCGGCGTCGGCAAGCGGAGCTACTTCGAGATAGCCAACGATGCCGACCGCGCTGTCCCCGGGGTCACGACGGGCATCGGGCAATGA